From a region of the Notolabrus celidotus isolate fNotCel1 chromosome 14, fNotCel1.pri, whole genome shotgun sequence genome:
- the fbxo46 gene encoding F-box only protein 46: MDRDTFSHIRLWCPRPFGTYSQNKARSPGSGGSGGGGGGTGSPSLCKAEPSSGARRAVDGGEDGGMIVGVQEENGEVEDVGSENTPPEPEHVSSSLTQSQAPAPSSAPPSPPSSGSQMEDGRVLLDTWYVIKPGNTKEKIAFFVAHQFSGAGQPRPSAMKVKGNWATDCSKAKRRRRCSSYDPPTRSQASEPHLSHDSSPAPPSPDEQLLGGVNETDLLSVAEMVALVEQRTAMALQGIVAVHGNQQHQQTPTSTQSQALTPNQHTLLRGTVSDPTPVVFVSDSLSGQPSKETQESSSPIQTDQELEEQQESCRVAQAIAHFESQNLSNLGAGPGTDSSNRDRESERRRGGESSMVTPPPPPSHSHGEVRIAFRVSNLDPRSQLEPAGRSRCMFMSCGGGGNQAAARAKEKITCDLYQLVSPSSRDPSSLLLAATTAAPKPDGDLHHPDRQACGSPDPNQELSSGEKKAVGVGRERVTGFHVEVVVTGAVDQCVFYGKDSTENVQEETVCFAMPGGGGGGGGVGSSTDPSSEDPPPGQLFFLQPSRGPEEDVKGTVAGSGSGMCSLDCANNNGPGAGVAVGSGERATRPDSPSVGEDCTDPSLCRLYRHVSHDFLEIRFQIQRLLEPRQYMLLLPDHIMVNIFSYLPTRSLAALKCTCHYFKVLIETYGVRAVDSRWNQDPLYRDDPCKQCKRQYERGDVSLCRWHPKPYHHDLPYGRSYWMCCRRTDKDTPGCRVGLHDNNWVQQPADGSQSIRAKREERREEAR, from the exons ATGGACCGAGACACGTTCTCCCACATCCGCCTGTGGTGCCCACGCCCCTTTGGCACCTACTCCCAGAACAAAGCCAGGAGTCCAGGCTCAGGGGGCAGCGGTGGAGGCGGAGGTGGGACGGGGTCCCCCTCCCTCTGCAAGGCCGAGCCCTCCTCGGGTGCCAGAAGGGCGGTGGATGGAGGTGAAGATGGGGGGATGATAGTGGGGGTGCAGGAGGAGAACGGAGAAGTAGAAGATGTGGGCTCAGAAAATACTCCACCTGAACCGGAGCATGTCTCCAGTTCACTTACACAAAGCCAGGCCCCTGCTCCCTCTTCAGCCCCTCCTTCTCCACCCTCTTCCGGGTCCCAGATGGAAGATGGCCGCGTGCTGTTAGACACCTGGTATGTCATAAAGCCAGGGAACACCAAGGagaagatcgccttttttgttGCCCACCAGTTCAGTGGAGCCGGCCAGCCCAGACCCAGCGCCATGAAG GTTAAGGGTAACTGGGCAACTGACTGCAGCAAAGCGAAAAGACGGAGACGATGCTCGTCCTATGACCCTCCAACTCGCTCCCAAGCCTCAGAACCTCACCTCAGTCATGATTCTTCCCCTGCCCCTCCGAGCCCCGATGAGCAACTTTTAGGTGGAGTAAATGAGACGGACCTGCTGTCGGTGGCAGAAATGGTGGCCTTGGTTGAGCAGAGGACGGCCATGGCTCTCCAGGGGATTGTGGCTGTTCATGGGAACCAACAACACCAGCAGACTCCCACATCAACTCAAAGCCAGGCCCTTACCCCCAACCAGCACACTCTGCTGCGGGGCACAGTGTCAGACCCCACCCCTGTAGTTTTTGTGTCAGACAGTTTGAGTGGCCAGCCCTCCAAAGAGACCCAGGAGTCTTCGTCTCCCATTCAGACAGaccaggagctggaggagcagcaggaatCATGCAGGGTAGCCCAGGCCATCGCACACTTTGAGTCCCAGAACCTGTCTAATCTGGGTGCTGGTCCAGGAACAGACTCTTCTAAtcgagacagagagagtgagcgtAGAAGAGGAGGGGAGTCCAGCATGGTgaccccccctccaccccccagTCACAGTCATGGTGAGGTTAGAATAGCTTTTCGAGTGTCAAACTTGGACCCGCGGTCTCAGTTGGAGCCAGCTGGCAGGTCCCGCTGTATGTTTATGAGCTGTGGTGGTGGGGGTAACCAGGCAGCAGCCAGGGCCAAAGAGAAAATCACCTGTGACCTCTACCAGCTCGTCAGCCCCTCATCTAGAGACCCCAGTAGTCTGCTGCTTGCTGCCACAACTGCTGCCCCCAAACCGGATGGAGACCTCCATCACCCTGACAGGCAAGCCTGTGGCAGTCCAGACCCAAACCAGGAGCTTTCCTCTGGGGAGAAGAAAGCTGTTGGTGTGGGGAGGGAGAGGGTGACTGGCTTCcatgtggaggtggtggtgacAGGTGCCGTGGACCAATGTGTGTTTTATGGCAAGGACAGTACAGAGAATGTGCAGGAGGAGACGGTGTGTTTTGCTATGCctggtgggggtgggggtggtggaGGTGTAGGTAGTTCCACTGACCCTTCATCAGAAGATCCCCCTCCTGGTCAACTCTTCTTCCTCCAGCCCTCCCGGGGCCCAGAGGAGGATGTTAAAGGAACAGTTGCTGGCAGTGGGTCAGGAATGTGCTCTTTGGACTGTGCCAATAACAACGGCCCTGGGGCAGGCGTGGCAGTGGGCTCAGGGGAACGGGCAACTCGACCAGATTCCCCTAGTGTTGGGGAGGACTGTACAGACCCTTCCCTCTGTCGCCTCTATCGCCACGTGTCCCACGATTTCCTAGAAATCCGCTTTCAGATACAGCGCCTCCTCGAACCACGTCAgtacatgctgctgctgcccgaCCACATCATGGTCAACATCTTCAGCTACCTGCCCACACGCTCACTGGCAGCCCTAAAGTGCACATGCCACTACTTCAAGGTGTTGATCGAAACGTATGGTGTGCGGGCGGTGGATTCTCGCTGGAATCAAGACCCTCTCTATCGAGACGACCCCTGCAAGCAGTGTAAGCGGCAATATGAGCGCGGGGATGTTTCCCTGTGCCGTTGGCACCCCAAACCTTACCACCACGACCTGCCTTATGGACGTTCCTACTGGATGTGTTGCCGGCGTACAGACAAGGACACGCCAGGCTGCCGTGTTGGACTCCACGATAACAACTGGGTCCAGCAGCCTGCTGATGGCTCTCAGTCCATTCGCGccaagagagaggaaaggagggaggaggcgaGGTAG